One segment of Clostridium botulinum DNA contains the following:
- a CDS encoding FlxA-like family protein: MQINSSTSTNSYPQSSSVDNSSQISSLQSSKQELESERNELLQNNEIDDDTKQSQIQSIDSQIQLIESQIQAAKSQKSESSAGSQNSSTRANESYDNGDEVRNGVVISSSLKEKLQDRNYKEINNEEKLLEMQKKDKEQNKVYTYSEVHTYTKDNVEESKKHMNEYVDENKQSKNKEQEIFE, translated from the coding sequence ATGCAAATAAATTCTAGTACATCAACAAATAGTTATCCTCAAAGTAGTAGTGTGGATAATAGTAGTCAAATATCAAGTCTTCAAAGTAGTAAGCAAGAATTAGAGAGTGAAAGAAATGAATTATTGCAAAATAATGAAATAGATGATGATACTAAGCAATCACAGATACAATCGATAGATTCTCAAATACAATTAATAGAATCTCAAATTCAAGCTGCTAAATCACAAAAATCTGAAAGTTCAGCAGGTTCACAAAATTCAAGTACCAGAGCAAATGAATCATATGATAATGGTGATGAAGTAAGGAATGGTGTGGTAATATCATCTAGTTTAAAAGAAAAATTACAAGATAGAAATTATAAAGAAATAAATAATGAAGAAAAATTATTAGAAATGCAAAAAAAAGATAAAGAACAAAATAAAGTATATACGTACAGTGAAGTACATACTTATACAAAAGATAATGTAGAAGAAAGCAAAAAGCATATGAATGAATATGTAGATGAAAATAAACAATCTAAAAATAAAGAACAAGAGATTTTTGAGTAA
- a CDS encoding HD-GYP domain-containing protein: MSIIDEGIIYHDIIESMVAALEARDLYTSGHSTRVSDMTYKLCKHLNLSDEILEMYHIAAHLHDIGKIGVSDNVLNKRGKLDFEEWQMMKKHSEIGYKILGKAKSLKNISYIVLYHHERWDGKGYPEGLKKNAIPLGSRIIALCDSIDAMKSNRPYRDLISDKECFKEILINKGVMYDPEITDCILENWNDVVTKYYGSL, encoded by the coding sequence ATGTCAATAATAGATGAAGGTATAATATATCATGATATAATAGAAAGCATGGTTGCAGCATTAGAAGCTCGAGACTTATATACATCTGGACACTCTACAAGAGTAAGTGACATGACATATAAACTATGTAAGCATTTAAATCTATCAGATGAGATTTTAGAAATGTACCACATAGCTGCTCATTTACATGACATAGGGAAAATAGGGGTTTCTGACAATGTTTTAAATAAAAGAGGTAAATTAGATTTTGAAGAGTGGCAAATGATGAAAAAACATTCTGAAATAGGGTATAAAATTTTAGGTAAAGCTAAGAGTTTGAAAAATATATCTTATATAGTATTGTATCATCATGAACGATGGGATGGTAAGGGGTATCCCGAAGGATTGAAGAAAAATGCAATACCATTGGGGTCTAGAATAATAGCACTTTGTGACTCTATAGATGCAATGAAAAGTAATAGGCCATATAGAGATTTAATAAGTGATAAAGAATGCTTTAAAGAAATTTTAATAAATAAGGGAGTAATGTATGATCCTGAGATTACAGATTGTATATTAGAAAATTGGAATGATGTAGTTACTAAATATTATGGAAGTTTATAG
- a CDS encoding PocR ligand-binding domain-containing protein, whose product MKNTNLSNVRLTDVINVNTLQKILDAFSDTTGISTLAVDLEGPVTKMTKPSRFCMNLTRGTSEGLKRCNECDIQGGLKSGKFKKPAAYYCHAGLMDFAAPILIGDIQIGSLVGGQVLPEPPKEDKIRLVAKEIGVNEDEYINAVRDIRVLSKESIEAAANLLFIIANTLSDVGYQKYIGNDLTKKLFEVSHNIYERITEVENYVNKVNEINSILVNRFNTLIASADVSATQVEEIDQVAKYINNVSSQTNLLGLNASIEASRAREYGAGFSVIAQEIRKLSNMNSEQSKKIGTVLHTVKDSIFNMSDQIKDTNENVNENVEALNQIINSIFDLRQDAELLETFGHKLSDLNSND is encoded by the coding sequence ATGAAAAATACTAATTTATCCAATGTAAGATTAACAGATGTAATAAATGTAAACACTCTGCAAAAAATTTTAGATGCATTTTCAGATACCACGGGAATATCAACTCTAGCTGTTGATTTAGAAGGTCCTGTTACTAAAATGACTAAGCCATCTAGATTTTGCATGAACCTAACCCGTGGTACTTCTGAGGGCTTAAAAAGATGTAACGAATGTGATATTCAAGGTGGACTTAAATCTGGAAAATTCAAAAAACCTGCCGCTTATTATTGTCATGCTGGATTAATGGATTTTGCTGCACCTATTTTAATTGGAGACATACAAATAGGTTCTTTAGTTGGTGGACAAGTTTTACCAGAACCCCCTAAAGAAGATAAAATCAGACTCGTGGCAAAAGAAATAGGCGTTAATGAGGATGAATATATTAATGCTGTTAGAGATATAAGAGTTCTTTCAAAAGAATCAATTGAAGCTGCTGCTAATCTACTTTTTATAATAGCTAACACCCTTTCAGATGTTGGATACCAAAAATACATAGGTAACGATTTAACAAAAAAATTATTTGAAGTTTCTCATAACATATATGAACGAATCACTGAAGTTGAAAATTATGTGAATAAAGTTAATGAAATAAATAGTATTTTAGTAAATAGATTTAATACATTAATTGCTTCTGCTGATGTTTCTGCTACTCAAGTAGAAGAAATTGATCAAGTAGCAAAATACATAAATAATGTTTCTTCTCAAACTAATTTATTGGGTCTTAACGCCTCCATAGAAGCATCTAGAGCTAGAGAGTATGGCGCTGGATTTAGTGTTATTGCACAAGAAATAAGAAAATTATCAAATATGAATAGTGAACAATCAAAAAAAATAGGAACTGTTCTTCATACTGTAAAAGATTCTATTTTTAATATGAGTGATCAAATAAAAGATACTAACGAAAATGTTAATGAAAATGTTGAAGCTCTAAATCAAATAATCAATTCTATTTTTGATCTTCGTCAAGATGCAGAACTTCTTGAAACATTTGGACATAAATTATCTGATTTAAATAGTAATGACTAA